One stretch of Candidatus Baltobacteraceae bacterium DNA includes these proteins:
- a CDS encoding TRIC cation channel family protein translates to MDLVVAFVISRRIALKASTITIPDAIGLGVFSSAGTQIAADMHTPILISIVMGVITGSVGGVLRDIICNEVPSVFVRTQLYATCAALGSGIYLIAQTIGADNQSALTAGAVSTIALRLAAVRFNITLPA, encoded by the coding sequence ATGGACCTTGTTGTCGCCTTTGTCATATCGCGGCGAATCGCACTCAAAGCGAGTACCATCACTATTCCGGATGCCATTGGCCTGGGCGTCTTCAGTTCAGCGGGGACTCAAATCGCGGCCGATATGCACACTCCCATTCTCATCTCCATAGTCATGGGCGTCATTACGGGATCCGTTGGTGGCGTCTTGCGCGACATCATTTGCAATGAGGTCCCATCAGTTTTTGTGCGCACTCAGCTCTACGCTACATGCGCGGCGCTTGGCTCAGGTATCTACTTGATCGCGCAAACCATCGGTGCCGATAATCAATCAGCGCTGACCGCGGGAGCCGTGTCGACCATCGCCCTCCGGCTCGCCGCCGTCCGATTCAACATCACGCTTCCGGCATAA
- a CDS encoding gamma-glutamyl-gamma-aminobutyrate hydrolase family protein (Members of this family of hydrolases with an active site Cys residue belong to MEROPS family C26.), with protein MRPRIGITSMVRSNDADDHPEVHLHEAAILALGGEPVVLPKDLEVAQLLNRFELSGVIFSGGGDVNAVHYGGREELSNDRVDDERDAFEMSLMREVLAAKIPTLCVCRGFQIANVVLGGTLIEHLPEHLGENYTISHHQRKDLGLDSTAYAHEISVSPKAMLHDIVRTDRLRVNSFHHQAIRNPASGMVVEAVADDGIIEAASLDGFSTFFLGVQWHPELLHNRDEQASRIYEHFVRSADRKH; from the coding sequence GTGCGTCCACGAATCGGTATTACGTCGATGGTCCGTTCCAATGATGCCGATGACCATCCGGAGGTCCACCTCCACGAGGCGGCGATTCTTGCCCTTGGCGGCGAACCCGTTGTCCTGCCGAAGGACCTCGAAGTAGCTCAACTCCTTAACCGGTTCGAGTTGTCGGGTGTGATCTTTTCGGGCGGCGGTGACGTCAACGCCGTTCATTATGGCGGACGGGAGGAGCTTTCCAACGATCGCGTAGACGACGAGCGAGACGCATTTGAGATGTCGCTAATGCGCGAGGTTCTCGCCGCGAAAATCCCGACGCTCTGCGTGTGCCGCGGTTTCCAGATCGCTAATGTTGTTTTGGGTGGCACGCTCATTGAGCATCTCCCAGAACATCTTGGTGAGAATTACACCATCAGTCATCACCAGCGAAAGGACCTCGGGCTCGATTCCACCGCCTATGCCCACGAAATCTCCGTGAGCCCAAAGGCGATGCTGCATGACATCGTACGTACTGACCGGTTGCGCGTAAATTCGTTCCATCATCAGGCGATACGGAATCCCGCTTCGGGTATGGTTGTGGAGGCGGTCGCGGACGACGGAATAATCGAGGCAGCTAGTCTCGATGGCTTTTCGACATTTTTTCTTGGCGTGCAATGGCACCCGGAGCTGCTACATAACAGGGATGAACAAGCTTCCAGAATCTACGAGCACTTCGTGCGAAGCGCGGATCGGAAACACTAG
- a CDS encoding prolyl oligopeptidase family serine peptidase has product MATIIYVSRALVWNAHDGYLYDQAFDGPNLRLWAYDVVHGRRHPVTPAGYDVHDFSFSKDGTTLALVLTNMHVLGEVYVRRANGHLRRLTYFDEQLKSLKLGKVRDIVWTSRDSRFHVHGFLITPPDYDAAHHYPLVVVLHGGPAARYEGDFDTVNLWGNYNSSPQLLASAGYAVLLPSVRGDDGYGTAFLDALPGNLGTGDVEQDVFGAVDALVARGIADPTRLAIAGHSLGGESAAWAITHSNRFKAVSISEGPMNWVSYYGESYQNNSAFIDYVMKGTLSERPWDYAKRSPIMYASRIRTPVLMRYGLLGFAPRTSALFNDGKQLYSALEQLHIPVQFVITPKDAHVIMGEVAYRDWVHREIAWFDYWVRGLPYADGKAPKWWARWRQHSPRQRDMSNVGVHPAVDWQK; this is encoded by the coding sequence ATGGCGACGATAATTTATGTCTCTCGCGCTCTGGTCTGGAACGCACATGACGGTTACCTCTACGATCAAGCGTTTGACGGTCCGAATCTACGACTTTGGGCCTATGATGTTGTACACGGCAGGCGCCACCCCGTCACACCAGCCGGTTATGATGTGCACGACTTTTCGTTCTCCAAGGATGGGACTACGCTAGCGCTCGTCCTCACTAATATGCACGTTTTAGGTGAAGTATATGTTCGACGAGCAAATGGTCACCTTCGACGTCTCACTTATTTCGACGAACAGTTGAAATCGTTAAAGCTCGGCAAGGTCCGCGATATTGTGTGGACGAGTCGAGATAGTCGGTTTCATGTTCATGGATTCCTGATTACGCCACCAGACTATGACGCGGCACATCACTATCCGCTTGTTGTCGTACTTCATGGGGGGCCGGCAGCGCGCTATGAAGGCGATTTCGATACGGTCAACCTTTGGGGTAACTACAACTCCTCACCTCAACTGCTCGCGTCTGCCGGATACGCGGTGCTACTCCCCAGCGTGCGAGGTGACGACGGCTACGGGACGGCGTTTCTGGACGCTCTTCCCGGCAATCTCGGCACAGGTGACGTTGAACAGGACGTGTTTGGCGCGGTTGACGCGCTAGTCGCCCGCGGCATCGCAGATCCCACGCGACTTGCGATCGCGGGTCACAGTCTTGGAGGCGAGTCAGCAGCGTGGGCGATAACGCACTCAAATCGTTTCAAGGCGGTTTCGATTAGTGAAGGGCCAATGAATTGGGTCAGTTACTACGGCGAATCGTATCAGAATAACAGCGCCTTCATCGACTATGTAATGAAGGGCACGCTTAGTGAACGACCTTGGGATTACGCAAAACGTTCACCGATAATGTATGCGAGCCGTATCCGAACTCCAGTGCTCATGCGCTACGGTTTACTTGGTTTTGCGCCGCGTACGTCAGCCCTGTTTAACGACGGTAAACAACTCTATAGTGCGCTGGAGCAGCTGCACATCCCCGTGCAGTTTGTAATCACTCCAAAAGATGCGCACGTAATTATGGGAGAAGTTGCTTATCGAGATTGGGTCCATCGTGAGATTGCGTGGTTCGATTATTGGGTCCGCGGACTTCCCTACGCAGATGGTAAGGCGCCAAAATGGTGGGCTCGGTGGCGGCAACATAGTCCGCGGCAACGCGATATGTCGAACGTCGGCGTGCATCCAGCCGTTGACTGGCAGAAATAG
- a CDS encoding TniB family NTP-binding protein, giving the protein MVAVAVAAPAPGDGGGDDRRSRLFRDYWIKYDTSERVLSKLEYLFALPRGGRMPNLVIAGLTNNGKTSLLQRFMSNHRVLRDPSAEADLVEILYVEVPPNPTEAEIYEQIIHAIHGPIRVSARTPEKRRQALTLLSNVGVRVLIFDEIQHILNANSTTRTILLDTVKYIGNMTQIPIVAAGTYEALNVFNRHTQLANRFEVMKLSKWSMGEEYLRLLAGLETILPLKRPSNLAGERLATKILSLTEGTIGEIIALVRAAALKAIESGRECIDESTLAMCGYTVPSARPSR; this is encoded by the coding sequence ATGGTAGCAGTAGCTGTGGCCGCGCCGGCGCCGGGAGACGGCGGCGGAGATGATCGTCGAAGTCGCCTATTTCGGGACTATTGGATCAAGTATGACACGAGCGAAAGGGTGCTCTCGAAGCTCGAATATCTCTTCGCATTGCCGCGTGGCGGTCGAATGCCAAATCTTGTCATTGCCGGGTTGACGAATAACGGCAAGACGTCCTTACTCCAGCGATTCATGAGCAATCATAGGGTTCTGCGCGATCCGTCCGCGGAGGCAGATCTCGTAGAGATTCTCTACGTGGAGGTTCCTCCAAATCCAACCGAAGCCGAAATATACGAGCAAATCATTCACGCCATCCATGGTCCAATTCGCGTTTCAGCTCGTACACCCGAAAAGCGTCGACAAGCTCTCACGCTGCTGAGTAACGTCGGCGTACGAGTGCTCATTTTCGACGAGATTCAACACATCCTCAATGCAAATAGTACCACGAGAACGATTCTTCTCGACACCGTCAAGTATATCGGGAATATGACCCAGATCCCAATTGTTGCGGCCGGCACCTATGAAGCGCTCAATGTGTTCAATCGTCACACGCAGTTGGCGAACAGATTCGAGGTCATGAAACTTTCGAAATGGTCGATGGGTGAAGAGTATCTCCGTCTGCTCGCGGGACTCGAAACAATATTGCCGCTCAAACGTCCCTCGAATCTCGCGGGAGAACGGCTTGCAACAAAAATCCTCTCCCTAACGGAGGGTACCATCGGAGAGATAATCGCTCTCGTGCGAGCAGCGGCGTTGAAGGCGATTGAGTCGGGTCGAGAATGCATCGACGAAAGCACGTTGGCGATGTGTGGCTACACGGTCCCATCGGCTCGCCCATCGCGATAA
- a CDS encoding MFS transporter, with product MPGAHQVGSSIAFRTSAFVGLSASLWVLVGVFSTEKLSFLYKDTLHLTAGEVATLGILIGVPGYLRVIMGAGADLFPFLGYHRRSYYALSWLLMAAAMFSMATVAAYSLATVVLLVIVYASGSNLLFVIMDAVMVRVGNETGTIGQLQSIQQGVQLLLGVTFAGPLAGFATQHWSYKTCFLAAGACALIGAVLVGLIAEPSRFTSVTTDHRQLWKNERRETTTTLLKTFRGAGLWALIAYIFYLVITPGSDLAQFYYSVDVLHLSKQTIGNLRIPGSLGALIAMAGFALASPHISIRAMVWGAFSADCAGYLVSFALADGRSAYLVAFCLGFTGYVYTLSLITLGARACPAGIEAAVYGLVNGAMSLGGTISNKIGSTIYDAFGPMHGHSLTNGWHATLWSGLALSLAGIVFIPFLPSWTRSSEPLRSLRSVER from the coding sequence GTGCCTGGCGCACATCAAGTAGGGAGTTCGATTGCATTCCGAACGAGCGCCTTCGTTGGACTTTCAGCGTCTCTTTGGGTTCTCGTTGGTGTATTCAGTACAGAGAAGCTGTCGTTTCTTTACAAGGACACGCTGCATTTAACCGCAGGCGAGGTCGCGACGCTCGGAATTCTGATTGGGGTTCCGGGCTATTTACGTGTCATAATGGGCGCCGGCGCCGATCTCTTTCCTTTTCTCGGGTACCACAGGCGTAGCTACTATGCGTTGTCGTGGTTGCTGATGGCGGCTGCAATGTTTTCGATGGCTACGGTGGCAGCGTACTCTTTAGCAACCGTCGTCTTGCTCGTTATTGTGTACGCTTCCGGCAGTAATCTGCTTTTTGTCATTATGGACGCCGTAATGGTGCGGGTCGGGAACGAAACTGGTACGATCGGACAACTGCAGTCTATCCAACAAGGCGTGCAGTTACTACTTGGGGTCACTTTTGCTGGCCCGTTGGCTGGTTTCGCTACGCAGCACTGGTCGTACAAGACCTGCTTTCTTGCGGCCGGTGCCTGCGCTCTCATCGGAGCTGTTCTAGTCGGTTTGATCGCCGAACCATCACGATTTACGTCCGTAACCACAGATCACAGACAATTGTGGAAGAATGAGCGCCGTGAAACAACCACAACACTGCTCAAGACATTTCGAGGGGCGGGTCTTTGGGCACTGATTGCATACATCTTCTATCTCGTGATTACGCCGGGTTCAGATTTGGCGCAATTTTATTACAGTGTTGACGTTTTACATTTATCAAAACAGACGATCGGAAATCTTCGCATACCGGGATCGCTAGGTGCATTGATTGCGATGGCTGGATTTGCGCTTGCGTCCCCTCACATCTCGATCCGCGCTATGGTCTGGGGCGCTTTCTCGGCAGACTGTGCCGGATATCTTGTGAGTTTTGCTCTAGCGGACGGGCGTTCAGCATATCTCGTTGCCTTTTGCCTCGGCTTTACAGGGTATGTCTATACACTATCCCTGATCACGCTGGGAGCGAGAGCGTGCCCGGCCGGCATTGAAGCGGCCGTTTATGGACTCGTAAATGGGGCCATGAGTCTGGGCGGAACCATTTCCAATAAAATCGGCAGCACCATTTATGACGCCTTTGGGCCAATGCATGGGCACAGTTTGACTAACGGCTGGCACGCGACGTTGTGGTCCGGCTTGGCGCTATCGCTCGCCGGCATCGTCTTTATTCCGTTTCTTCCCTCGTGGACGAGAAGCAGCGAGCCTCTGCGGTCGCTGCGATCGGTTGAACGTTAG